A DNA window from Petrotoga sibirica DSM 13575 contains the following coding sequences:
- the rplM gene encoding 50S ribosomal protein L13, giving the protein MNSKLVQPSYIAKKEDIKREWVLIDAKDYTLGRLASRIAKILQGKHKPTYTPHIDCGDFVVVVNAEKIKLSKDKKEKKVYRRYSGYPGGLKEISFEQMHSEHPERIIKLAVKGMMPKTILAKHMMKKLKVYVGPDHPHHAQKPKEIKLENI; this is encoded by the coding sequence ATGAATTCTAAATTAGTGCAACCTTCATATATCGCTAAAAAAGAGGATATAAAAAGAGAATGGGTCTTGATCGATGCTAAAGATTACACACTTGGAAGATTGGCCTCAAGGATTGCCAAAATACTACAAGGGAAACACAAACCAACCTATACACCACATATAGATTGTGGAGATTTTGTTGTTGTTGTGAATGCGGAAAAAATAAAACTTTCGAAAGATAAAAAAGAAAAGAAAGTATACAGAAGATACAGTGGTTATCCTGGAGGACTAAAGGAAATTTCTTTTGAACAGATGCATAGCGAACATCCTGAAAGGATAATCAAGTTGGCTGTCAAGGGAATGATGCCAAAGACTATTTTGGCCAAGCATATGATGAAAAAATTGAAGGTATATGTTGGTCCTGATCATCCACACCATGCTCAGAAACCAAAAGAGATAAAATTAGAAAATATTTAA
- the rpoD gene encoding RNA polymerase sigma factor RpoD has product MEKLKNNVDFSELIEEIEKIEIVDQDKIRVKRDKECYIEELERGLESLIEIAKKKNNNITYQDIDECIPHNLSDVIDGSFLEKIYEKLESKGIEIIESFQEDQVQQEEEFFNEDLEELFQERESQIFDNSAVNEPIKIYLREIGGIKLLTPSRERQLAIRAKKGDKKAKDELVKANLRLVISIAKRYMGRGLTFLDLIQEGNIGLIRAVEKFDWKRGFKFSTYATWWVRQAITRAIADQARTIRIPVHLVETINRMNIVIRKHLQETGEYPTTEKLAELLDKPLEKMDEILLATKEIISVDAPISGSDEEDAYIGDFLEDSEADQPEEIAVRMILKEEIEKVLESLRPKEATVLKMRYGLLDGKMKTLEEVGSFFNVTRERIRQIEVKALRKLRHPSRSMQLKEISDMIEKKMYDM; this is encoded by the coding sequence ATGGAAAAGCTTAAAAACAATGTGGATTTTTCAGAATTAATAGAAGAAATTGAAAAAATAGAGATCGTTGATCAGGATAAAATTAGAGTTAAAAGAGACAAAGAATGTTATATAGAAGAACTTGAAAGAGGTTTGGAAAGCCTTATTGAAATAGCTAAAAAGAAAAATAATAACATAACTTATCAAGATATAGATGAATGTATACCTCATAATTTATCTGATGTAATTGACGGAAGTTTTTTAGAAAAGATTTATGAAAAGCTTGAATCCAAAGGAATAGAAATTATTGAATCTTTCCAAGAAGATCAGGTCCAACAGGAAGAAGAATTCTTTAACGAGGATTTGGAAGAGCTTTTTCAAGAAAGGGAATCACAGATATTTGATAACTCTGCTGTAAATGAACCCATAAAGATTTATTTAAGGGAAATAGGGGGAATCAAACTTTTAACACCTTCAAGGGAAAGGCAGCTTGCGATAAGAGCTAAAAAAGGTGACAAAAAAGCCAAAGACGAATTGGTGAAAGCAAATTTAAGGTTGGTAATCAGTATAGCTAAAAGATATATGGGAAGAGGATTAACGTTCTTAGATTTGATTCAAGAGGGGAATATTGGTTTAATTAGAGCTGTAGAAAAATTTGATTGGAAAAGAGGTTTTAAGTTTTCTACCTACGCTACTTGGTGGGTTAGGCAAGCAATCACAAGAGCTATAGCTGATCAAGCTAGGACAATTAGAATACCTGTTCATTTGGTTGAAACTATAAACAGGATGAATATAGTAATTAGAAAACATCTCCAAGAAACTGGTGAATACCCTACTACCGAGAAGTTAGCCGAATTACTGGATAAACCGTTGGAAAAAATGGATGAAATTTTATTGGCCACTAAAGAAATCATTTCCGTAGATGCCCCGATAAGTGGTTCTGATGAAGAAGATGCCTATATTGGGGATTTTTTAGAAGATTCTGAAGCCGATCAACCAGAGGAAATTGCAGTAAGAATGATACTCAAAGAAGAAATCGAAAAAGTTCTGGAATCTTTAAGGCCAAAGGAAGCTACGGTGTTAAAAATGAGATATGGTTTACTTGACGGTAAAATGAAAACACTCGAAGAGGTTGGAAGTTTCTTCAATGTCACAAGAGAAAGAATAAGGCAGATTGAAGTAAAAGCTCTAAGGAAATTAAGACATCCTTCCAGAAGCATGCAATTAAAAGAAATAAGCGATATGATAGAAAAAAAGATGTACGATATGTAA
- the rpmA gene encoding 50S ribosomal protein L27, which yields MKIDLQLFAKKSSDVNKKDSNPKYLGVKASDGKKVKAGTIIVRQRGTKIHPGENVGIGRDFTIFAKIDGVVKFKTKNNRKFVEVYGVEE from the coding sequence ATGAAAATAGATTTACAACTTTTTGCGAAAAAAAGTTCTGATGTAAATAAAAAAGATAGCAACCCCAAATATCTTGGTGTCAAGGCTTCTGACGGGAAAAAAGTTAAGGCTGGAACTATAATTGTTAGGCAAAGAGGCACTAAGATCCATCCTGGGGAAAACGTTGGAATAGGACGAGACTTCACCATATTTGCTAAAATCGACGGCGTTGTTAAATTCAAAACAAAAAACAACAGGAAGTTTGTCGAGGTTTATGGAGTAGAGGAGTGA
- the rpsL gene encoding 30S ribosomal protein S12, translating to MPTINQLIRHGRKSIKKKTKSPALRGNPQKRGVCVRVSTMTPKKPNSALRKIARVKLSNGIEVTCYIPGEGHNLQEHSNVLVRGGRVKDLPGVRYKIIRGTLDAAGVEGRKQGRSKYGTKKPKA from the coding sequence GTGCCAACGATTAATCAATTAATAAGACATGGAAGAAAATCTATAAAGAAAAAGACCAAATCTCCTGCATTACGTGGTAACCCTCAAAAACGGGGTGTTTGTGTAAGGGTATCAACTATGACCCCGAAAAAACCTAATTCAGCTTTAAGGAAGATTGCAAGGGTTAAACTATCGAATGGAATTGAAGTAACTTGTTATATACCTGGAGAAGGTCATAATCTACAAGAACATTCTAACGTTTTGGTAAGAGGTGGAAGGGTAAAAGATTTACCTGGTGTAAGGTATAAGATAATCAGAGGAACTTTGGACGCTGCTGGTGTTGAAGGTAGAAAACAAGGTAGAAGCAAATACGGTACCAAAAAACCAAAGGCTTAA
- the fusA gene encoding elongation factor G has product MKERLYPIEKIRNIGIVAHIDAGKTTTTERILFYTGTKHKLGNVDEGTTETDWMDQEKERGITITSAATSAFWKDHRINIIDTPGHVDFTVEVERSLRVLDGAIAIFDAQVGVEPQSETVWRQADRYQVPRIAFMNKMDKIGANFFNAIQTMKAKLGANPVALQVPIGSEADFEGVVDLLTMEALYWTDENGQIIEKKSIPPDLIDFCESKREDLISTIAEVDEDIMELYIEEEEIPLDKLKEAIRKSTIQNKIVPVLCGSSFKNKGVQPLLDAVIDYLPSPLDMPPVKAFDGMTGEFVKDILPSENEDFFALAFKIMADPFIGKLTFARVYSGTLKKGSYVVNTTKNKTERVARLVFLHADKREEVDYIRAGDIVGLIGLKDTSTGDTLSDKENNMVLEKLEFPEPVISVSIEPETKNDEAKLGKALNALTEEDPSLRSFVDHETGETILSGMGELHLDIIIERIKREYKVNVKVGQPRVAYKETIKLPAEAEGKYIRQTGGRGQYGHVKLRVEPLPLNSEKEFEFIDKIVGGVIPKEYIPAIENGIKESMLDGVLLGYPMVAVKVEVFDGSYHEVDSSEMAFKIAASMAFKDAVKKAKPVLLEPVMKVDVTTPEEYMGDIIADLSSRRGRIESFENVGGTNTRVVHAYVPLSELFGYATIMRSLSQGRATSSIQFSHYEEVPEQVTQKLLSRE; this is encoded by the coding sequence TTGAAAGAAAGATTATACCCCATAGAAAAAATAAGAAATATAGGAATAGTTGCCCATATAGATGCAGGAAAAACAACTACTACCGAAAGAATTTTGTTTTATACGGGGACAAAACACAAATTAGGAAATGTTGATGAAGGTACAACTGAAACGGATTGGATGGATCAAGAAAAAGAAAGAGGGATTACCATAACCTCTGCGGCAACTTCTGCCTTTTGGAAGGATCATAGGATAAATATAATTGATACACCAGGCCACGTTGATTTTACAGTTGAGGTTGAAAGATCATTACGTGTTTTAGATGGTGCTATTGCCATTTTTGACGCTCAAGTTGGGGTTGAACCACAATCTGAAACAGTCTGGAGGCAAGCTGATAGATACCAAGTGCCAAGAATTGCCTTTATGAATAAAATGGATAAAATTGGGGCAAATTTTTTTAACGCTATCCAAACAATGAAGGCTAAATTGGGGGCTAATCCTGTAGCGTTGCAAGTTCCAATAGGTTCTGAGGCAGATTTTGAAGGTGTAGTTGATTTACTAACTATGGAAGCACTTTATTGGACAGATGAAAATGGTCAAATAATTGAGAAAAAGAGTATTCCGCCCGATTTAATAGATTTTTGTGAATCGAAGAGAGAGGATTTAATTTCCACAATTGCAGAAGTTGATGAAGACATAATGGAACTTTATATAGAAGAAGAAGAAATTCCATTGGATAAATTAAAAGAAGCGATAAGGAAATCAACCATTCAAAACAAAATAGTGCCCGTTCTTTGTGGGAGCTCCTTTAAAAACAAAGGTGTTCAACCATTATTGGATGCAGTTATTGATTATCTTCCTTCGCCCCTAGACATGCCCCCTGTTAAGGCATTCGATGGAATGACGGGGGAGTTTGTAAAAGACATTCTTCCATCTGAAAACGAAGATTTTTTTGCGTTAGCTTTCAAGATTATGGCTGACCCATTTATTGGTAAGTTAACTTTTGCAAGAGTCTATTCAGGAACTTTAAAGAAGGGCAGTTATGTAGTCAATACGACTAAAAATAAAACAGAAAGGGTAGCTAGACTTGTTTTTCTTCATGCTGACAAGAGGGAAGAAGTTGATTACATAAGGGCTGGAGACATTGTTGGATTAATTGGTTTAAAGGATACTTCTACCGGGGATACACTTTCAGATAAAGAAAATAACATGGTTTTAGAAAAACTGGAGTTTCCAGAACCCGTTATTTCGGTTTCCATAGAGCCTGAAACCAAAAATGATGAAGCCAAATTGGGGAAAGCTCTTAATGCTTTAACAGAGGAAGACCCAAGTTTAAGAAGTTTTGTTGATCATGAAACCGGAGAAACCATATTATCCGGAATGGGAGAATTGCACTTAGATATTATCATTGAGAGAATTAAAAGAGAATACAAGGTAAACGTTAAAGTAGGCCAACCGCGTGTGGCATACAAAGAAACGATCAAACTCCCAGCCGAAGCTGAAGGAAAATATATTAGGCAAACGGGAGGACGAGGACAGTATGGGCATGTTAAACTTAGAGTTGAACCGTTGCCTCTGAATAGTGAAAAAGAATTCGAATTTATAGATAAAATAGTAGGAGGAGTCATACCAAAAGAGTATATACCAGCCATAGAGAATGGTATAAAAGAAAGTATGCTAGATGGTGTCTTATTAGGGTATCCAATGGTTGCTGTTAAAGTGGAAGTTTTTGACGGTTCCTACCATGAAGTTGACTCTTCAGAAATGGCCTTTAAAATAGCCGCATCCATGGCTTTTAAAGATGCTGTAAAAAAAGCCAAACCCGTTTTGTTAGAGCCAGTCATGAAAGTTGATGTTACAACTCCTGAAGAATATATGGGGGATATAATTGCAGATTTAAGCTCAAGAAGAGGAAGAATAGAAAGTTTCGAAAACGTTGGAGGAACGAACACCAGAGTAGTACATGCCTATGTTCCATTATCAGAATTATTTGGATATGCCACTATAATGAGATCTCTTTCTCAAGGAAGAGCAACAAGTTCTATTCAATTTTCTCATTACGAGGAAGTTCCGGAGCAAGTAACACAAAAACTCTTAAGCAGAGAATAA
- the rpsG gene encoding 30S ribosomal protein S7, translating into MRRRTAEKRNIVPDPVYGDVLLSKFINRLMYDGKKSLAREIVYSSLQKLAEATKEDPIEAFHKAIDNVKPLVEVRSRRVGGSTYQVPFEVPENRATSLAIRWIVTSAQSKKGRDMISKLSQELIDAYNNTGPAVKKKEDVHRMAEANRAFAHFRW; encoded by the coding sequence ATGAGAAGAAGAACTGCTGAAAAAAGAAACATAGTTCCAGATCCCGTTTATGGAGATGTTTTACTTTCTAAATTTATAAATAGATTGATGTATGATGGGAAAAAATCTTTAGCTCGAGAAATAGTGTATTCTTCTTTGCAAAAATTGGCTGAAGCTACAAAAGAAGATCCCATAGAGGCTTTTCATAAAGCTATAGATAATGTTAAACCTTTAGTAGAAGTCAGATCAAGAAGGGTCGGAGGTTCAACATATCAAGTACCTTTTGAGGTACCTGAAAATAGAGCTACTTCTTTAGCTATAAGATGGATAGTTACTTCGGCACAATCAAAAAAAGGAAGAGATATGATTAGTAAATTATCTCAAGAACTGATAGACGCGTATAACAATACGGGACCTGCCGTAAAAAAGAAAGAAGACGTTCACAGGATGGCTGAAGCGAATAGAGCTTTTGCACATTTCAGATGGTAG
- the rplU gene encoding 50S ribosomal protein L21 → MYAIVYFNGKQYKVEKDQVIYTEKVKNVDPGNEVVLDRVIYLSKGDQKKAGQPYVDGAKVITEVVEHGKDRKVKIIKFEGRKNYRREKGHRQEFTALKIKEIEG, encoded by the coding sequence GTGTACGCGATAGTCTATTTTAATGGTAAACAATACAAGGTAGAAAAAGATCAAGTTATCTACACTGAGAAAGTAAAAAATGTCGATCCAGGAAACGAGGTAGTTTTAGACAGAGTTATTTATTTAAGCAAAGGTGACCAAAAAAAGGCTGGGCAACCTTATGTTGATGGTGCAAAAGTCATTACCGAGGTTGTAGAACACGGGAAAGATAGGAAGGTAAAAATAATCAAATTTGAAGGAAGAAAAAATTATAGAAGAGAAAAAGGTCATAGGCAGGAGTTTACAGCACTAAAAATAAAAGAAATTGAAGGGTAA
- the rpsI gene encoding 30S ribosomal protein S9: MAELIEYYGTGRRKTAVARVHLRPGSGKIKINGKEYKNLVEYLRGNEVWEMEALKPLTITSTNGQFDLVIRVNGGGLSGQAGAIRLGIARALLSYDESLRPILKKEGLLTRDPREVERKKYGLRKARKRAQFSKR; encoded by the coding sequence ATGGCAGAACTTATCGAATATTATGGAACGGGGAGAAGAAAAACAGCCGTTGCAAGGGTACATTTGAGGCCAGGAAGCGGTAAGATTAAAATAAACGGTAAAGAATACAAAAATTTGGTAGAATATTTAAGAGGCAATGAAGTATGGGAAATGGAAGCTTTAAAACCACTCACAATTACCTCTACAAATGGACAGTTCGATTTAGTCATAAGGGTTAATGGTGGGGGATTGAGTGGTCAAGCTGGTGCCATTAGACTTGGGATTGCTAGGGCTTTGCTGTCCTACGACGAATCTTTGAGACCTATTTTGAAAAAAGAAGGTTTGTTGACTAGAGATCCAAGAGAGGTAGAAAGAAAGAAATATGGTTTGAGAAAAGCAAGGAAAAGAGCTCAATTTTCAAAAAGATGA
- a CDS encoding ribosomal-processing cysteine protease Prp, translated as MITAVYTNSQNRSLEIFGHAEFSSFGNDIVCSAVSVLTQFVAEILKNESLGQFEKREGYLKISLNQETYLSNLLLDYLLKSLVAISKDYPRNLKVEVR; from the coding sequence ATGATTACTGCAGTTTATACCAATTCCCAAAACCGCAGTTTAGAAATTTTTGGACATGCAGAATTTTCTTCTTTTGGCAACGATATAGTTTGTAGTGCTGTCAGTGTTTTAACTCAATTTGTTGCAGAAATTCTAAAAAATGAAAGTTTGGGACAGTTTGAGAAAAGAGAGGGATATTTAAAGATTTCGCTTAATCAAGAAACTTACCTCTCCAATTTGTTATTAGATTACTTGCTTAAAAGTTTGGTTGCTATATCTAAAGATTACCCAAGAAATCTTAAGGTGGAGGTTAGATAG
- the dnaG gene encoding DNA primase, whose protein sequence is MGRNYDSLKKVIDEIKSKVDIVDFVNSYLSLSKSGKNYTALCPFHAEDTPSFYIFPETQTFHCFGCGAHGDVITFLEKYEQISFLDALRKIATYAGIELDITQKEEPVEITFNEEVSKLYTSNLLNLSSNHKVWQYLKKREINRDLVEEFELGFATGQEIQKVIEDNLFDKDIAKNTGLMINGDKEFFYNRLIIPIRNNVGELVGFAGRQIEEETNAPKYLNTPENKFFKKSKILYRYYKNKKFIKENDFVILVEGYFDVISMYKLGFKNVVGILGSSFTKDHVLELLKVTNKVVTMYDMDESGRKVTLSTVDALFAKDFQIAVSKYPAKDPDELTKKHDSKYIAEILKSSYKFHEFIVDYYAEKYDLSNEFALEKYLKEMSRWYKKIEDVGRISYLQGFIENISSKTGKGAGYIQKILERTSTLIPESSSSNETYSQPKDTLYVEKDIRYDIVKSYLYLWIKYPQYREILKNHFREEDFSNKLLKEFFTLTSQNSDIGFLLENSSKELSDLIVEVWKIEYFFNPERILSSLKESIRRTKINQQIEELKKKLHETKDLSEKTNITSEIIQLYSKLKIIN, encoded by the coding sequence ATGGGCAGAAATTATGATAGCCTGAAAAAAGTAATTGACGAAATTAAAAGCAAAGTTGATATAGTTGATTTCGTCAATTCTTATTTGTCTCTTTCTAAAAGTGGGAAAAATTACACTGCACTATGTCCTTTTCATGCGGAAGATACTCCATCTTTTTATATATTCCCAGAAACTCAAACCTTTCATTGTTTTGGATGCGGAGCCCATGGTGATGTGATAACTTTTTTGGAAAAATACGAACAAATTAGTTTTTTGGATGCATTAAGAAAAATAGCTACTTATGCTGGAATTGAACTAGATATTACTCAAAAAGAAGAACCTGTAGAGATAACTTTCAACGAAGAAGTTTCCAAACTTTATACTTCTAATCTTCTCAATCTTTCTTCGAATCATAAAGTTTGGCAGTATCTTAAAAAAAGAGAGATAAACAGAGATTTAGTTGAAGAATTTGAATTGGGGTTTGCCACGGGTCAAGAAATCCAAAAAGTCATAGAAGACAATCTTTTCGATAAAGACATAGCAAAGAATACGGGTTTGATGATCAATGGGGATAAAGAGTTTTTTTATAACCGTTTAATTATTCCAATCAGGAACAACGTTGGAGAGTTAGTTGGCTTTGCGGGTAGACAAATAGAAGAAGAAACGAATGCACCCAAGTATCTGAATACTCCTGAGAATAAATTTTTCAAAAAGTCTAAAATACTTTACAGATATTATAAAAACAAAAAATTCATAAAAGAAAATGATTTTGTGATATTGGTTGAAGGTTACTTTGATGTAATTTCAATGTACAAATTAGGTTTCAAAAACGTTGTAGGAATCTTAGGGTCTTCTTTTACCAAGGATCATGTTCTTGAATTATTGAAAGTGACCAACAAAGTGGTTACAATGTACGATATGGATGAATCAGGTCGAAAAGTCACTTTATCCACTGTCGATGCTTTATTTGCTAAAGATTTTCAAATAGCAGTTTCGAAGTATCCCGCTAAAGATCCAGATGAGTTAACCAAAAAACACGATAGCAAATACATTGCCGAAATATTAAAAAGTTCATACAAGTTTCATGAATTCATCGTAGATTATTATGCAGAAAAATACGATTTAAGTAATGAATTCGCTTTAGAAAAATATTTGAAAGAAATGTCAAGATGGTATAAAAAAATCGAAGATGTTGGAAGAATCAGTTATTTACAAGGTTTTATAGAAAATATTTCAAGTAAGACTGGAAAAGGCGCTGGATACATTCAAAAAATATTAGAAAGAACGTCTACTCTCATACCTGAAAGTTCTTCTTCAAATGAGACTTATTCTCAACCGAAAGATACCCTTTACGTAGAAAAAGATATAAGATACGATATTGTAAAATCTTATTTATACCTATGGATTAAATATCCTCAATACAGAGAAATACTCAAAAATCATTTTAGGGAGGAAGATTTTTCCAATAAATTACTCAAGGAATTTTTTACTTTAACCTCACAAAACTCAGATATTGGGTTTCTGCTTGAAAATTCTTCAAAAGAACTAAGTGATTTGATAGTAGAAGTTTGGAAGATAGAATATTTCTTTAATCCTGAACGAATTCTTTCTTCATTAAAAGAAAGTATTAGAAGAACTAAAATAAACCAACAAATAGAAGAATTGAAGAAAAAACTTCATGAAACAAAAGATCTTTCGGAGAAAACGAATATTACGTCTGAAATCATACAACTTTATTCTAAACTAAAAATAATCAATTAA
- a CDS encoding ATP-dependent helicase produces MEKNKGNDFLFLGKKNTPNGVKERFPSLRGGSLSSLFENELDEEQKEAVIKSEGRSIIVAGPGSGKTRVITYKIAYLLNNGVEPENILLVTFTRAAAREMIERVKNVTNRNMDKMLAGTFHHVCNSILRKYATILDYKNNFSILDKEDSKDLLKMAKSEYIKEISDNYKLPKEEVIMKIISYSCNTLTSLRESILERAPYLLNFERDIEQIWGIYAQLKKDMNAMDYDDLLVNTLVLFKTHPEILTKCSSQFKYVLVDEFQDTNKIQIELVEALSSVHGNLIVVGDDSQSIYSFRGALFKNIKDFIEDERTKVFKIQSNYRSTSDIVGFINHLIPSNSVPKVLKPKRKSYLKPFVVETFDDLEQADAVVKIIEDKLSEGLEYKDIAVLYRSHSLSMVLQQKLDSKGIPYRILSGLRFIETAHIKDILAFLKILNNPLDKISWMRVLKLFPGIGNKTATRIYEQLETKTNEEQDNISNILKETEINKFKTPLELLTKLFEKKESTPDKLIDIVYQDFYQEYSFLTFTDSKSRNMDIERFSEIASRYESVNAFIEDLTLSEEIGVMASNKDKDENKLTLTTIHGAKGLEWKVVILISVNPGDFPNGLAIKEQKLEEEERLFYVAITRAKNELYILKQLTGTTNPYLKNSFYFVKKENDFIKKIPEEMVNLLKIGYK; encoded by the coding sequence ATGGAGAAAAATAAGGGGAATGATTTCCTTTTTTTGGGGAAAAAGAACACCCCGAACGGGGTCAAGGAAAGGTTCCCCTCCTTAAGGGGCGGAAGCCTGTCATCTTTATTCGAAAATGAGTTAGATGAGGAGCAAAAAGAAGCTGTTATAAAATCAGAAGGAAGATCGATAATAGTTGCAGGTCCAGGCTCGGGAAAAACTCGAGTAATAACCTATAAAATAGCGTATTTGTTGAATAATGGAGTCGAACCTGAAAATATTTTGCTAGTCACGTTCACTAGAGCTGCAGCAAGGGAAATGATCGAAAGAGTAAAGAATGTAACTAACAGAAACATGGACAAAATGCTCGCGGGTACATTTCATCATGTGTGTAATTCTATTCTCAGAAAGTATGCCACAATTTTAGATTACAAAAATAATTTCAGCATTCTCGACAAAGAAGATTCAAAAGATTTATTGAAAATGGCTAAAAGTGAGTACATCAAAGAAATCAGTGATAATTACAAACTTCCCAAAGAAGAAGTAATAATGAAAATTATAAGTTACTCATGTAACACATTGACCTCTTTAAGAGAATCAATACTTGAAAGAGCCCCCTATTTGTTGAATTTTGAAAGAGATATTGAACAAATCTGGGGTATATATGCCCAGTTAAAAAAAGATATGAACGCGATGGACTATGACGATCTATTAGTAAATACTTTAGTTTTATTCAAAACTCATCCAGAAATACTAACTAAGTGTTCGAGCCAATTTAAATATGTTTTAGTTGACGAATTTCAAGATACCAACAAAATTCAAATCGAATTGGTTGAGGCTTTATCCTCGGTTCATGGGAATTTGATAGTTGTTGGAGACGATTCCCAAAGCATATATTCCTTCAGAGGGGCTTTATTTAAAAACATAAAAGATTTCATTGAAGATGAGAGAACAAAAGTTTTCAAAATACAAAGTAATTATAGAAGTACCTCTGATATAGTAGGTTTTATTAATCATCTAATACCATCCAACTCTGTTCCTAAAGTCCTCAAACCTAAAAGAAAAAGTTATTTAAAACCTTTTGTTGTGGAAACTTTTGACGATTTAGAACAAGCCGATGCCGTAGTCAAAATCATAGAAGATAAATTAAGCGAAGGTTTAGAGTACAAAGATATCGCTGTACTATATAGATCACATTCGTTATCAATGGTATTACAACAAAAATTGGATTCAAAAGGGATTCCTTACAGAATACTATCTGGGTTGAGATTCATCGAAACCGCCCATATTAAAGACATATTAGCTTTTTTAAAGATATTAAACAATCCTTTAGATAAGATTTCATGGATGAGAGTTTTAAAATTATTCCCTGGAATTGGTAACAAAACAGCAACTAGGATTTATGAACAGTTAGAAACCAAAACAAATGAAGAACAGGATAACATCTCAAATATATTGAAAGAAACTGAAATAAATAAATTCAAAACACCCCTTGAATTATTGACAAAACTTTTTGAAAAGAAAGAAAGTACTCCTGACAAGTTGATAGATATCGTTTATCAGGATTTCTACCAAGAATATTCCTTCTTAACTTTTACGGATTCAAAATCAAGGAACATGGATATTGAAAGATTTAGTGAAATTGCCAGTCGATACGAATCCGTGAATGCTTTTATAGAAGATTTGACGCTTAGCGAAGAGATAGGGGTAATGGCTTCTAACAAAGATAAAGATGAAAATAAGTTGACTCTAACAACGATTCATGGGGCAAAGGGGTTGGAGTGGAAAGTAGTTATTCTCATATCGGTGAATCCGGGAGATTTTCCCAACGGTCTTGCAATTAAGGAACAAAAATTAGAAGAAGAAGAAAGACTCTTCTATGTTGCCATAACAAGGGCAAAGAATGAATTATACATTTTGAAACAATTGACTGGTACAACCAACCCTTATCTAAAAAATTCGTTTTATTTTGTTAAAAAAGAAAACGACTTTATCAAAAAAATTCCAGAGGAAATGGTCAATCTTTTGAAAATCGGTTATAAATAA
- a CDS encoding ECF transporter S component — protein sequence MHGRRVAIVGIFAALSFLLTFIEFPIIPLLPFLKFDPSDSLIILVTMGYGFLPGFFTLVIKSFLFIFRAGDGGLIGIFMNFIVGTAFITTLYTLKNFVKLNNWINYVISSLLTGVVAYGLNYFVAIPVYTNQPTSQFVSNIGISLQLFFLLVLLFNFIKFFVDASISHFLLKKTKITSFAHARREE from the coding sequence ATGCATGGTAGAAGGGTTGCGATTGTTGGGATATTTGCGGCGCTCTCTTTTCTTTTAACTTTTATAGAATTCCCAATAATACCTTTGTTACCTTTTTTAAAATTTGACCCCAGTGACAGTTTAATCATTTTAGTTACAATGGGTTATGGTTTTTTACCTGGATTCTTTACTCTTGTAATAAAAAGTTTTTTATTTATTTTCAGAGCAGGTGATGGTGGTTTAATAGGTATATTTATGAATTTTATAGTCGGAACCGCTTTTATAACCACATTGTATACCTTAAAAAATTTCGTTAAATTAAACAACTGGATCAATTATGTAATTTCTTCTTTACTAACAGGGGTTGTAGCATACGGATTGAATTATTTTGTAGCTATACCAGTTTACACGAATCAACCAACATCACAATTTGTTAGTAACATAGGGATAAGTTTGCAGCTGTTTTTTTTACTAGTACTATTGTTTAATTTTATTAAGTTTTTTGTGGATGCGTCTATTTCGCATTTTCTATTGAAGAAAACTAAAATAACAAGTTTTGCTCATGCAAGAAGAGAAGAATGA